GAGAAATAGAGTATAATACATAGACACTTCCAGATCTGGTCTTGTGTCATACATAACATTGCCTGACCTTTTTGTTATAATTTAAATCCGGCCTactttattaattattaatattttagtttGCTATATTGATTGTTCAAgttaggaaaaaacccagttaAAAACTACTGACTTTAGAACACCTTAAGTACTGCAATCTCTGGAGataaatatacatttattttttgagaaaatatgtCATTACCTGCAGATTAATCAATGCAAAATGATCGTGCAATTAAATAGGACCGTCtcaattaaaatttaaagctgCAGACCATGATTTTCCTACTCCCAGTGCTGCTTGAAATCTCtcacacctttaaaaaaatataattagctTTAGATTTATCCCACAATAAATAACAGCAGAACATACCTTGTGCTACCaacctgaatttaaaaaaaagtaagaggCCACCTCAGTGTTTTTAGATTATGAGATCTTTCAGACACAAAGCCCTAACAGAGTTTCCCAGTCAAAAGGCATCAGGAAGGCTCATCGCTTAGGGTAAACTTGGGCTTTAGCTTGACAGACCTCTTCCTTATTGTGCCTTTAGGGGACAATGGCATGGTGTCCATAATGCTCTtatcctcctccagctgcctaGCAGTGCACGAAGGGGTGGGCACTTTCACCGTGTTGCCAAATTTAGAGTAGTCCACGGAGTATCGCCCATCTTCCTCTGCCACGATGGGCACAAACCTTTGGCCCCAGAGGATTTCATCCGCCAGGTAGGAGGTTCTGGCTTGAGTGGTGATGCCTGTGGTCTCCACCACCCCTTCCAAGATCACGATGATCTCCAGGTCCTCATGGTGGTGAAGGTTCAGGGGGGAGATGTCGTAGAGGGGGCTGTTCTTGTCTATCACGTGGTAGATGATGAGTGGGGAGACGAGGAAGATGCTGTTGCCCCCCACCGGGTTCTCCATCTGGATGTCGATCTGGTTGAGGGGCACCACCTCCCCCTCCAGGCTGGCAGTCTTCTTCACCACCTGCATGCGGATGGTGGCGCTGATGATCATGCTCTTCCGGAGGTCACCCACCCGCAGCATGAAGCAGAGCTTGCCCTCCCGCAGGGCGATGACCGCGTGCTTGCTGAAGATGAGGGTCTCGGCCCGGCGGTGGGCCTGTGAGGTCTTCATGAAGATGCAGCCCAGCATGATGGCGTTGATCACCAGCCCCACGATGTTCTGCACGATCAGCACCAGGATGGCGGCCGGGCACTCTTCCGTCACCATGCGTCCCCCGAAGCCGATCGTCACCTGCACCTCgatggagaagaggaaggcGGAGGTAAAGGAGTGGATGCTGGTCACGCAGGGCACAAAGCTGGCTGAGGCCCCCACCGCCCCCTCTCCAGGGTCGCGCTGCAGCCGGGTGCTGTGGTCCAGGTCTCCGTGGGCGAAGGCGATGAGCCACCAGACCATGCCGAAGAGCAgccagctgcagaggaaggacatGGTGAAGATGAGCAGCGTGTGGGGCCACTTGAGGTCCACCAGGGTGGTGAAGACGTCCTGGAGGAAGCGTCCCTGCTCCCGGATGTTTTTATGGGCCACGTTGCAGGCACCGTTCTTCCCCACGAAACgcgcccgccgctcccgggcGCGGTACCGGGCGTGATCCGGCACATCCTCCGCCAGCCGGGTCAGCACGTACTCCTCGGGGATGATCCCCTTCCTCGACAGCAtggctccccgccgccgctccgccgctcAGCGCCGCCCCATGCagccgccgctccgccggggGCGGGAGagtggcggcggggggggggacgggggacgggacacggccgcgccgcgggggccGAGCGGGCGCACggcgccgccgcagcccccgccgtagccggcaccggcagcgcggcggcggcggggtccGCGGCGGCCACCAGGAGGCGCGGCCGAGGCCGGGAGCCGCCGAGCCCGGCCCCACACGCCGGTTCCGGCGTGTGGGGCCGGGCTCGGCGGCTCCCGGCTGTCTTGCGATCCCCCGAGCCGGTACCGGCGCCTCGGCGTAGGCCGAAACGAATGGGACGAAGGCCTGAGGCGTTCCGCGCGCGCGCGTGCGTGTGGAGGAGCCGCGCGCGCCTCCGCGTGAAGCGGTCGTTGGGCAACGGGCGCAACGGAAGgcgcttaaaaaaaaaaaaaaaaccaaaaccgtTGGGCGCCGCTCCTCAACGTCGCCctgtgggaagggaagggggggggcggggggagccgagCCCCCCCGGCTTGCTCCCCGGTGAGCGCTGGGTGCGTGTCTTTACCTTTTTAcctcagttttggggttttattgcCTGAGGGACGGGGCGCTCGGGCTTGGGGACGAGGTGGTGTGAGCGATCGCCTTTCCCCAGAGCCgatttctgtaaatatttgttCGAGGATGGATTTGCTGCCAGTACCTGGCTTCCATTACCAGCTGCTACTTCGCAGGACGGTGTGGTTTCAGGTTAGGCAATTATTccatgaaatagaaaagaaaatggtgctgggggtttttttaaaggaaatctttaatgcaaaaaaaaaaaaaaaaaatcctgaaattcaGCGGCGTGTCTTTCTGTAAGTAGGAGGAAGGCATTCATCTAGTGAATCAGGCAGGCAGTGGTGGGATATTTGCTTGAAGAGGCCAAGTCCAAGGATGTAATGGTCAAACAGAGACCTGAAACTAAAGGGGCTTTCATTCCCACTTATAAAATTTGCTAGAGTTATTTAGCCTTAACTaaggaaggattttttcttaaagaaggaGCTCATGAAATGATGTAAGCTGTGACTGCTCAGGAAAACATCTACTCACCAAATGACAGTAAATGTTGCAGACGAATGATCTGTCCACAAACGGTTAACCCACAGTGACATGAACTTCCAGCCAGCCATCAAAATTGCCAGAAGAGGCTACAAAAGGAGGCAGGAAGCTAGAACTTGTCTGTGGCAGTATGATGTCTGTGTGGGTATAAATGCATACATGCGCATGCGTATAAGGATGTGTCTTTGTGACAAGATGCATTATTTCAAAACACTCTGATGTGACTGCTCCACTGTTTAAATAGCAGTATTCTCATTCATGTGTTTACTTACtctgatttaaatattttgcttctatTTCAGTTTAGACACCAAAGTTGTAGAGTTGCTAAAGCATCCTAGGATATTCTGGATAAGAGGCTTTTTCTTTAGTGCCAGTAGATTTATGATTATATTTTCCTAATTGTATATGTCCATGGACTTTCCCTTCAGTTTTGGCTCTAAGTGCTTTGGTACCTCCTGTAAGCAGTTCCTGGCATTGATTGCCTGGGCAAGGCAATTGCCCAGTTGATGGTTGGGAGCCAGCCAGCTGGGGGTTGAAATCAACTTTCACCACCTACAGTTACTTACTGTGGCCCACCTATGGATTTCAGAATAGTATTTTGAAGTAATCACTCTGAGATCTCTGAGCAGTCATTACAGGTCTTGTAATTAAATGATTACTATTACTTTAgactatttctgcttttcatataTGAATAGTTGCATGTCCTTGGACACATCCATTGCTTTTGGAGAGGTCAGTTTCCCAATACTCCACACTTTCTCTTGTTCTGGTCatctttcttgctgctttcataAATAAGACTAAAATGACAACAAGGTGCCCTGGCAcctggctgccaggctgctgagCTTAGCCGAAGATAATTCCCCTTTCTCTGTATCACTTTGTCTGCTTGACATTTTTCATGTGCTTGCTGCAAATGTCATTTGCACCTATGCTTTTACTTTGATAAGTACGTGATTTATATATACAATTTAACTTTGTTGTGGttcaactaagcaccacacagctgctcactcactccccctgccctggtgggacgggggagagaatcggaagagtagaAGTGcgaaaactcatgggttgagataagaacagtttataattgaaataaaataaagtaaaatactactagtagtaatgataataataataaacaaagcaagtgatgcatggtgcaattgctcaccacccgctcactgatgcccagccagtccccaagcggtgattgctgccccccggccaactccccccagcttatgtactgagcatgacatcatatggtatggaatagccctttggccagtttgggtcaactatcctggctgtgccccctcccagcttctcactggcaggacatgagaagctgaaaagtccttggctagcataagcactacttagcaacaactaaaacatcagcgcGTTATCAACATTatgctcatcctaaatccaaaacacagcactacaccagctactaggaagaattaactctatcccagccgaaaccaggacaaacttaaaaaatattgcattttttatacttttctttctaaacattttaaaaaaccccaaatggaTAAAGTAATTTGAAGATTTACTTGTCAAAGGCATGGTTCTCCAGCTGATGGCAGCTCATAGTTACTTCCAGCATTCTGAAGTGAGCATAAAGAAGCTCTATAACAGCATGCAGTACTCACTGGTAACATTTCACACTCTTTTGCAGAGACGGACATAGGTATTCAAGAGGCAGTCATGCCTTTCGTGCCATTTTTCCTTACTCTTTTCTAATCGTTGTATTATTCAGTACCTTTTCCTCCAGAGGGCAGTAACTACATGAAtgtagactgaaaaaaaaaaaaaaattatccgGGAGGAGTGTTTTAAAGGGAAAGGTAAATTGCTTCATAGCCTGGTACTAGGAACGACCCAACTAGCCTACTACAGCAAGGGGCATTGCATGAACATGCTCACCATGTTGGTTTTAGGAATCCTCAACTCTGCAGAGCTAGAAGGGTGTTTCCTTGTTTCCACTTCTGTTCTTTATTGAGACTGTCATTTGccacttcttttccttcacctcccagcacttgTTGGATGAGATGGGACAGCAAGGCAAGTGGCTTCTGCTGAAGAATTTCTAGAGCTGAATAAAAAGAAGCCCTGTCTTTGTGGATCAAGTGACAGATACTTAAAAAAGTGACAGATCTTCTGAGTGAGCCAACATAT
The Pelecanus crispus isolate bPelCri1 chromosome 6, bPelCri1.pri, whole genome shotgun sequence DNA segment above includes these coding regions:
- the KCNJ11 gene encoding ATP-sensitive inward rectifier potassium channel 11, which encodes MLSRKGIIPEEYVLTRLAEDVPDHARYRARERRARFVGKNGACNVAHKNIREQGRFLQDVFTTLVDLKWPHTLLIFTMSFLCSWLLFGMVWWLIAFAHGDLDHSTRLQRDPGEGAVGASASFVPCVTSIHSFTSAFLFSIEVQVTIGFGGRMVTEECPAAILVLIVQNIVGLVINAIMLGCIFMKTSQAHRRAETLIFSKHAVIALREGKLCFMLRVGDLRKSMIISATIRMQVVKKTASLEGEVVPLNQIDIQMENPVGGNSIFLVSPLIIYHVIDKNSPLYDISPLNLHHHEDLEIIVILEGVVETTGITTQARTSYLADEILWGQRFVPIVAEEDGRYSVDYSKFGNTVKVPTPSCTARQLEEDKSIMDTMPLSPKGTIRKRSVKLKPKFTLSDEPS